The region AGGCAAACACTGCCTTTTTTGTTTTTTAATGTAGGTTTGTCAATCATGTGTTACACTCACCGCCAAATAATTCATGAGTACTTGCCGCGGAGTTTTCCATCCCAAAGGACGCATGGGAAAGCAGTTATAGCTCCTGCTGTTGTATAGCTTTAGTTGCTTAGCGAAATCTTGAAAGCTATAAAACGTATGGGTGGCATAGAAACGCTCATTGTCCTTGCGATGACTCCGTTCTACCTTGCCATTGTGCCGGGGAGTAAACGGCCGGATCAGCTTATGCTTTATGCCATACCGTTCCAGATGAACCTGAAATAGAGTTGGTTTCTCCCTGTGAGTGGTAAAGCGGTTCGTAAATTCCGTACCATTGTCAGTCTGAATGCATTCAATCTGAGCAGGGAAGGCCTTTACCAGATGATCCAGAAACTGGGCGGAGGAATAGGTGTTGTGTTCCTCAAAGGCTTCTACAAAACGCCACCTGGAATACTCATCAATGGCTGTATATTGAAAAAAATGCTTCCCAATAACCTGACTGTTCTTTAAGCAGGCAGAGGGAACGAATTTTACATCTACTTGCAGCCGCTGGCCGGGATAATTCATTTGTTCGTACGGCTTTGGGATATACTTAGGGTTAGGAGGCTTAACAGCCATAATACCCTGCTTTTTGAGGAATCGGTATAAGCCTGGAATTGAGCGTGAATACCCCCGCTGCATAAGTTTCACCCAGAAAACAACCAGGCCAGCATGAGGATTGCGCTTACGCATATCCAGAATCAACTTGATTTCCTCAGAGGAATGCTGGTTGGGATGGTGAAGAGGTCGCCTGGATCGCTCCCTGAGGGATTCAATAGAGCCGTCAAAGCGCCGTTTCCAGCGGTAGATATACTGCCGGTTGGTCTTGTACTTGATGGCAGCTTTAGAGACACCATGTTTTTGGGCATAATTAAGGAGTGATAGACGAAACCTCATATCTTGTGTTATACTAGCCATGCGGAGATACCTCTTTCTGTTTGTGTTTTGGTTTGGCGATTAAAATATAACACAGAAATGGTATTTCCGTCTTTTTAATTATTCAGTTGTAACACATGTATTGTAATCCTACAAACACTGCCTTTTTTGTTTTTTAAACAGTTGAAAAGAAAAATGCTTCCAGTTATAATAAGGATAATTTTGTATTGGAAAGAGGGATACCGTGAAAAAGTATAATAATCTGCAATATATCTGGCTGAAATCATTCCTTATACTGATCCTGCTTCTCCTCTTGATAGAAGCCCCGTTTTTATACTGGATCAGTGTAACCATTAAAAAAGAAGCCGCCCGCAGCAGCAATTATTCCATTGATTTCCTTGGCCAGACTCTTGACAGCGATCTGACTTCCATTCAAAAGCTGGCATCCGATTTTATTTACAGGGCAAATTTAAAGCTTCCCCTTGATTCCCTTGATAACCGGCAGGCCTTTAAGTCCCATTCTGCTTATGAATTCGTAGATAATATGAAGTCCTTAAAAACAGCCAACGCGGTCATCAAGGATCTATGCGTCTATTATCCGGACAGAGGCTATATCGTAGGTACAAGAGGAAGCTATCCGGCCGGCCTCTACTACCTCTTAGGCAACCACCTGGATAAAAGCGGTTTTTCAGACTGGCTGAACGCCGTAACACCTCCCAACAAGCAGGGATTCTTTACAGCAAACCTTCACGGGGAAGAGGATTTATTTTATATCAAGACTCTTTACCAGGAACAGAAAAACAAGGAAATATACCTGATCATTACCATTGACCGGAACGAAATGCAGGCCATTCTAAAACGGGCCAACAAGGACCGGCATCAGCTGGCCGCTATTCTAACCGAAAGCGGAAAGCTATATACCTTCTCCGGAAATGAATGTCTGGTGGAGCTGGCTTTTTCCCGCCCCCTGGAACAGTTAAAAAACGGATATTTTGAGGGAAGCCGCTACTTAGTGGCCCGTTCTTCCCAACCCACAGGCTATCATTACCTGCTTATTATGGACAAGGCCGAAGTGCTGGGCATCTTAAACGTGATCAATCGGATCCTTTTGATTACCCTCTTCCTCTGCCTGGCAGGCGGAACTCTTGCTTCTCTATATCTTGCATCCAGAAACAGCCGCCCCATGTTAAGCCTGCTGCGGCACTTAAAGGAAAATGGTGCCTCGGAGGAAACCGATGTTTATGCCTTTATCCGAAAACGGATTGATGAGTTAATGGAACAGAATGAAAGCTCCATGGAGCTTTTGGACGGGCAGATGCGTATTATCAAATCCTCCTTTGTAAAAAATCTCCTCTCCTGCGGTTACCCGGATGAGCAGACCGTGGGCATTATGGCTGACGTCTATGGAATCACCTTTGAAAATCCATGGTTCTGCGTCATTGTAATATCAGGCAGAGACGGCATTGGGGAAAACGCCCTGAAGAGCCTGGAAAATGTTCTGGAATCTGTTAAATCACCGGATTGCGCCGTGTATCATTCTTATTTTCAGGACAAACTCCACGTTATTCTGAACATGGAGGGAACGGAAACCGGAATGCAGGAATCTATCGGGCGCATCCTGGAACTGCTGACTTCTCCAAGTAACCTGGAAACCGGGGGCCTTACCTGCACTGCCGGAACATTCTATGACAACCCGTCAAAGATTCTCTACAGCTACCGGGAAGCCCTGGCAGCCGGAGAAGACCGGGATTTGATCCTGTATGAAGAAAACAGTAAAATCATGTCCGAATTTCAGAAGAATATTCTTTCAAAGGATTACAGCAGTGCTTTGAATATGACGGATCTGCTCTTTGACCAGTACCTTGGCAAGGCCGACCCGGTGACTTTAAAATACCGGATTTACGGAATCTTAAACCAGCTTTTGGATGCCTTAAAGCAGGAAGGGCAGGAGGGGGAATCCAATTATTATTCTGATACCAGTATATCCAGGGATTACAGGACCATTATCCTGGATTTATTAAGCCGTCTGATCGACGGAAAGGAAACGCCGGACCAGGATAAGGCCTTTTCCATCCCACGGATCAAATCCTTTATTGAAAAGAATTACAGCGATCCTACCTTAAGTCTGAATACCATTGCCAATGAACTCGGATTATCCAATTCTTATGTTTCCAGGCTGTTTAAGAGGGAATGCCAGATGGGCATTGTGGAATATATCAACCGCTTCCGGATCGAGGAGGCGAAGAAAATGTTGCAGACCGACAGCTTAAACATTAAAGGCGTTGCCATTAAAGTGGGCTTTTCAAGCGATATCAGCTTTATCCGGGTATTTAAAAAATATGAAAACGTGACTCCGGGGAAATTTACCGCCGATTAGGAATGCAAAAAAAGTTAATTTTATCCTCGGAAGCGCAAAAATAGTTAATATATCTAAATTTAAGATGTTTTTTATTGATTTTTTTGTGCAAGTTGTATTGACTTTTTCTTTTTTATTCATTATCATAACACTAACCGCAAGGGGGCTGAGATAAATAATCTTAGTGCCCTTTTGCACAACACCCCCAAAAAAGGAGAGAGTCTTATGAAAAAAAGAAACGTATGCGCACTGCTTCTATCCACCCTTCTTGCAGCGGCAGCGGTCACCGGATGCGGCACATCCAATCCCGGTTCTGCTAAAAATCAGGAATCCGCTTCCGGGAAGACCTTAAAAATCTGGATGCCCCCCTTTGGCACAGAGGATATTTCCGACCAGGCTTTCTGGGAAGAGCAGTTAAAGCCCTTAACGGAAGAAACCGGTGCAAAGATTGAAATTGAAGTTGTTCCATGGAGCAATTATGAAGAAAAATACCTGACTGCCATCACCGCCGGGCAGGGACCGGACATTGGATACATGTATTCGGAAATGCTCAGCGATTTTATTGACATGGGCGCTTTAGAGCCGCTGACCAATTACTTTACGGATGCGGAAAAGGAAAACTATATTTATTTTGATAAGGGAACCATTAACGGCGTACAATATACCCTTCCCATTGTTGTTGGCAATCCAAGCGTTTTATTCTGTAATATGGATATTTTGAACGCTTCCGGCTTTACCGCACCGCCAAAGACCTGGGATG is a window of [Clostridium] saccharolyticum WM1 DNA encoding:
- a CDS encoding helix-turn-helix domain-containing protein, yielding MKKYNNLQYIWLKSFLILILLLLLIEAPFLYWISVTIKKEAARSSNYSIDFLGQTLDSDLTSIQKLASDFIYRANLKLPLDSLDNRQAFKSHSAYEFVDNMKSLKTANAVIKDLCVYYPDRGYIVGTRGSYPAGLYYLLGNHLDKSGFSDWLNAVTPPNKQGFFTANLHGEEDLFYIKTLYQEQKNKEIYLIITIDRNEMQAILKRANKDRHQLAAILTESGKLYTFSGNECLVELAFSRPLEQLKNGYFEGSRYLVARSSQPTGYHYLLIMDKAEVLGILNVINRILLITLFLCLAGGTLASLYLASRNSRPMLSLLRHLKENGASEETDVYAFIRKRIDELMEQNESSMELLDGQMRIIKSSFVKNLLSCGYPDEQTVGIMADVYGITFENPWFCVIVISGRDGIGENALKSLENVLESVKSPDCAVYHSYFQDKLHVILNMEGTETGMQESIGRILELLTSPSNLETGGLTCTAGTFYDNPSKILYSYREALAAGEDRDLILYEENSKIMSEFQKNILSKDYSSALNMTDLLFDQYLGKADPVTLKYRIYGILNQLLDALKQEGQEGESNYYSDTSISRDYRTIILDLLSRLIDGKETPDQDKAFSIPRIKSFIEKNYSDPTLSLNTIANELGLSNSYVSRLFKRECQMGIVEYINRFRIEEAKKMLQTDSLNIKGVAIKVGFSSDISFIRVFKKYENVTPGKFTAD
- a CDS encoding DDE-type integrase/transposase/recombinase, with the protein product MASITQDMRFRLSLLNYAQKHGVSKAAIKYKTNRQYIYRWKRRFDGSIESLRERSRRPLHHPNQHSSEEIKLILDMRKRNPHAGLVVFWVKLMQRGYSRSIPGLYRFLKKQGIMAVKPPNPKYIPKPYEQMNYPGQRLQVDVKFVPSACLKNSQVIGKHFFQYTAIDEYSRWRFVEAFEEHNTYSSAQFLDHLVKAFPAQIECIQTDNGTEFTNRFTTHREKPTLFQVHLERYGIKHKLIRPFTPRHNGKVERSHRKDNERFYATHTFYSFQDFAKQLKLYNSRSYNCFPMRPLGWKTPRQVLMNYLAVSVTHD